A window of the Natronomonas salina genome harbors these coding sequences:
- a CDS encoding DUF5805 domain-containing protein — protein sequence MSSEGDRVSVQTYVSSDQRERWRAEADELDMSQAEYVRSMVQAGRRSFSLNTDGRSLSTEASNPAEGGSLDATPGGEGLEDRVLEVLRAEEFADWDELVAGVTDDIEQRLDETLEELQADDRIRYSGRHGGYTVVDDGR from the coding sequence ATGAGCAGCGAAGGCGATCGAGTCTCGGTGCAGACCTACGTGTCGTCGGACCAGCGTGAACGGTGGCGGGCGGAGGCCGACGAACTCGACATGAGCCAGGCGGAGTACGTCCGATCGATGGTCCAGGCGGGCAGACGGAGCTTCTCTTTAAATACGGACGGCCGTTCTTTAAGTACCGAAGCGAGTAATCCTGCGGAAGGCGGTTCTCTGGACGCTACCCCTGGGGGAGAGGGCCTGGAAGACCGTGTCCTCGAGGTCCTCCGTGCCGAGGAGTTCGCCGATTGGGACGAACTGGTCGCCGGAGTCACCGACGACATCGAGCAGCGACTCGACGAGACGCTCGAGGAGCTACAGGCCGACGACCGGATCAGGTACAGCGGCCGGCACGGCGGCTACACGGTGGTGGACGATGGGCGTTGA
- a CDS encoding tyrosine-type recombinase/integrase, whose amino-acid sequence MGVDERAGSPSPDDPVSYFLQDMTFHGRTERTRAAYERVLRDFERFVREDRGATLQAATQRECMAWVHSLRGEHASSTVASYASYVHRFYAYMTQVGAFDSNPMALVTEEMDESIDTDPARREISVAEMRSFVADLGHPLERAVVGTLLKTGMRVGECCNLDLRDVYLDDPEIREAYPVDPRGALDGRPDSVYVPSDPSRGEVYNGEERTASNKRKRDTVVPVDDELKRLLKAWLAIRPDTDSPALFCSTSEWGKRATPSMVRGVVAERAGERGWYREGGDAEENVTPHYFRHFFTTHLRDRTGDRGVVKYLRGDVATDIIDTYTHNWGDRVRDVYESNIYSLL is encoded by the coding sequence ATGGGCGTTGACGAGCGCGCCGGCAGTCCGTCACCCGACGACCCGGTGTCGTACTTCCTGCAGGACATGACCTTCCACGGGCGGACCGAGCGGACGCGCGCGGCCTACGAGCGGGTGCTGCGGGACTTCGAGCGGTTCGTCCGGGAGGACCGCGGGGCGACGTTGCAGGCCGCCACGCAGCGGGAGTGTATGGCCTGGGTGCACTCGCTGCGCGGCGAGCACGCCTCCAGCACCGTCGCCTCCTACGCCTCCTACGTCCACCGGTTCTACGCCTACATGACCCAGGTCGGGGCCTTCGACTCGAACCCGATGGCGCTGGTCACCGAGGAGATGGACGAGTCCATCGACACCGACCCCGCGCGGCGGGAGATCTCCGTCGCGGAGATGCGGTCGTTCGTCGCCGACCTGGGCCACCCGCTCGAGCGGGCCGTCGTCGGCACGCTGCTGAAGACCGGGATGCGTGTCGGCGAGTGCTGTAACCTCGATTTGCGGGACGTCTATCTGGACGACCCGGAGATACGGGAGGCGTATCCGGTGGACCCCCGCGGCGCTCTCGACGGTCGTCCTGACTCCGTCTACGTTCCGAGCGATCCATCCAGAGGCGAGGTGTACAACGGCGAGGAGCGGACGGCTTCGAACAAGCGCAAGCGAGACACCGTCGTGCCCGTCGACGACGAACTGAAGCGTCTACTGAAGGCCTGGCTGGCCATCAGACCGGATACGGACTCCCCGGCGCTGTTCTGCTCGACGAGCGAGTGGGGGAAACGGGCGACGCCCTCGATGGTCCGGGGCGTGGTTGCCGAGCGCGCCGGCGAGCGGGGCTGGTACAGGGAGGGCGGCGACGCCGAAGAGAACGTCACGCCCCACTACTTCCGGCACTTCTTCACGACGCACCTCCGGGACAGGACCGGCGATAGAGGCGTCGTGAAGTACCTCCGGGGCGACGTCGCGACGGACATCATCGATACCTACACCCACAACTGGGGCGATCGCGTCCGGGACGTCTACGAGTCGAACATCTACTCGCTGCTGTAG
- the glpK gene encoding glycerol kinase GlpK, producing MAEGTYVGAIDQGTTGTRFMVFDHGGRVVAEAYERHEQYYPQSGWVEHDPLEIWARTKEVTRQALDAAGLDASQLAAIGVTNQRETTLVWDAATGEPIYPAIVWQDRRTTDRVEELEASGLAGTIREKTGLQVDAYFSATKVEWILDNADPIETDRGDGKDVRERAADGELLFGTVDSWLIYNLTGEHVTDVTNAARTMLFDVHRLEWDDDLLAEFGVPPAMLPEVRPSSDADYYGYTDADGFLGTEVPVAAALGDQQAALFGQTCFDPGDAKNTYGTGSFFLMNTGTEAVDSDHGLLTTVGFQRSGEPVQYALEGSIFATGAAIEWLEDVDLIDEPGDTERLARSVDSTGGVYVVPAFTGLGAPHWDGRARGTVVGLTRDTGKAHLVRATLEAIAYQTRDVAEAMTADAGIEISELRVDGGAVKNDFLCQLQVDVLGTDIARPEVDETTALGAAYAAGLAADYWEDVDELRENWRVDRRFEPSMDRAEADRKYERWGEAVERSLDWAREDDA from the coding sequence ATGGCCGAGGGCACCTACGTCGGCGCGATCGACCAGGGGACGACCGGCACCCGTTTCATGGTCTTCGACCATGGGGGGCGCGTCGTCGCGGAGGCCTACGAGCGACACGAACAGTACTACCCCCAGTCGGGGTGGGTCGAGCACGATCCCCTCGAGATCTGGGCGCGCACGAAGGAGGTGACGCGGCAGGCACTCGACGCGGCGGGACTGGACGCCAGCCAACTCGCCGCGATCGGCGTGACGAATCAGCGGGAGACGACCCTCGTCTGGGACGCCGCGACCGGCGAGCCGATCTACCCGGCAATCGTCTGGCAGGACAGACGCACCACCGACCGGGTCGAGGAACTCGAGGCGTCGGGCCTCGCCGGGACGATCCGCGAGAAAACCGGCCTGCAGGTGGACGCCTACTTCTCGGCGACGAAGGTGGAGTGGATCCTGGACAACGCCGATCCCATCGAGACGGACCGGGGCGACGGGAAGGACGTGCGGGAGCGAGCGGCTGACGGCGAACTGCTGTTCGGCACCGTCGACTCGTGGCTGATCTACAACCTCACCGGCGAGCACGTCACCGACGTGACGAACGCCGCCCGGACGATGCTCTTCGACGTCCACCGCCTCGAGTGGGACGACGACCTGCTCGCGGAGTTCGGCGTCCCCCCGGCGATGCTGCCGGAGGTGCGTCCGTCGAGCGACGCCGACTACTACGGATACACCGACGCCGACGGCTTCCTCGGTACGGAGGTCCCGGTCGCGGCCGCGCTCGGCGACCAGCAGGCCGCACTGTTCGGCCAGACGTGCTTCGACCCCGGCGACGCGAAGAACACCTACGGGACCGGCTCGTTCTTCCTGATGAACACGGGAACGGAGGCGGTCGACAGCGACCACGGCCTGTTGACGACCGTGGGCTTCCAGCGGTCCGGCGAACCGGTCCAGTACGCCCTGGAGGGCTCCATCTTCGCGACCGGCGCCGCCATCGAGTGGCTCGAGGACGTCGACCTCATCGACGAACCCGGTGATACGGAGCGGCTCGCCCGGAGCGTCGATTCGACGGGCGGCGTCTACGTCGTCCCGGCGTTCACGGGGCTGGGAGCGCCACACTGGGACGGTCGGGCCCGCGGGACCGTCGTCGGGCTGACGCGCGACACCGGGAAGGCCCACCTCGTGCGCGCGACCCTGGAGGCCATCGCCTACCAGACCCGAGACGTCGCGGAGGCGATGACCGCCGACGCCGGAATCGAGATATCCGAGCTCCGCGTCGACGGCGGCGCGGTCAAGAACGACTTCCTCTGCCAGCTCCAGGTCGACGTCCTCGGGACCGACATCGCCCGACCGGAGGTCGACGAGACGACGGCCCTCGGCGCGGCGTACGCCGCGGGACTGGCCGCGGATTACTGGGAAGACGTCGACGAACTCCGCGAGAACTGGCGGGTCGACCGGCGGTTCGAACCGTCGATGGACCGCGCGGAGGCCGACCGGAAGTACGAACGCTGGGGCGAGGCCGTCGAGCGCTCGCTGGACTGGGCCCGGGAGGACGACGCCTGA
- a CDS encoding FAD-dependent oxidoreductase has product MSDTDVVVVGGGSTGVGVARDLAMRGVDVTLCERGGLGAGTTGRSHGLLHSGARYATADPEGASHCIRENRILREIGGVAVEATGGLFVQLANDDPEHFAQRRDACRELDIPATELSATEAREMEPELSADVERGFRVPDGVLYPSRLVAATAESARRHGAELRIGTPVEDVVVEDERVIGVETSAGRIAADHVVNAGGAWAGKVAALAGLDVPMAPTRGVMVAVDLAGVDRVVNRCRPPGDGDIAVPHADRVVLGTTSAPVVDPDDHPTDEAAVDRMLAEGAAMLPAVADAAVEDVYWGVRPLYDAGATGRAATRSFQVFDHAEDGRPGMTTVTGGKLTTYRLMAEAVADSVCERLGVDESSRTADEPLPADDARTVDELVETFEAGNPADADVVEK; this is encoded by the coding sequence ATGTCAGACACGGACGTCGTCGTGGTCGGGGGCGGGTCGACGGGTGTCGGCGTCGCGCGGGACCTCGCGATGCGCGGCGTCGACGTGACGCTCTGCGAGCGCGGCGGCCTCGGCGCCGGCACGACGGGGCGCTCCCACGGCCTCCTCCACAGCGGCGCCCGGTACGCGACGGCCGACCCGGAGGGCGCGTCCCACTGCATCCGGGAGAACAGAATCCTGCGGGAGATCGGCGGCGTCGCCGTCGAGGCCACGGGCGGCCTGTTCGTCCAGTTGGCGAACGACGACCCGGAACACTTCGCCCAGCGGCGTGACGCGTGCCGCGAACTCGACATCCCGGCGACGGAGCTCTCGGCCACAGAGGCACGCGAGATGGAGCCCGAACTGTCCGCCGACGTCGAGCGGGGGTTCCGGGTCCCCGACGGAGTGCTCTACCCCTCGCGACTGGTCGCAGCGACGGCCGAGAGCGCCCGACGCCACGGCGCCGAACTACGAATCGGGACTCCCGTCGAGGACGTCGTCGTCGAGGACGAACGCGTCATCGGCGTCGAGACCTCTGCTGGGCGGATAGCCGCCGACCACGTCGTGAACGCCGGCGGCGCCTGGGCGGGCAAGGTCGCGGCCCTCGCCGGACTGGACGTCCCGATGGCTCCGACGAGGGGCGTGATGGTCGCCGTCGACCTCGCCGGTGTCGACCGGGTCGTCAACCGCTGTCGGCCACCGGGCGACGGCGACATCGCGGTCCCCCACGCCGACCGCGTCGTCCTCGGGACGACCAGTGCGCCCGTCGTCGACCCGGACGACCATCCGACCGACGAGGCTGCCGTCGACCGGATGCTGGCGGAGGGCGCCGCGATGCTCCCGGCCGTAGCGGACGCGGCCGTCGAGGACGTCTACTGGGGCGTCCGGCCACTGTACGACGCCGGAGCTACGGGCCGGGCCGCTACCCGCTCGTTCCAGGTGTTCGACCACGCCGAGGACGGTCGGCCGGGCATGACGACCGTCACCGGCGGGAAGCTGACCACCTACCGGCTGATGGCCGAGGCCGTCGCCGACTCGGTCTGTGAGCGACTGGGCGTCGACGAATCGAGTCGGACCGCGGACGAACCTCTTCCGGCAGATGACGCCCGAACCGTCGACGAACTCGTCGAGACGTTCGAGGCGGGCAATCCCGCGGATGCGGACGTCGTCGAGAAGTAG
- a CDS encoding DEAD/DEAH box helicase, translating to MDETVAWLRDRPYYEGQIRAHEVLEGGEANFADVELDSRLESALEDRGIDRLYAHQVDAIEAVRDGDDAVVATATASGKSLAYTVPAFERALDRRATTLYLAPQVALINDQTETLSELAGDLGFASGVDVAQYTGRQSRSEKAKIRERQPTVLLCTPDMLHYGLLPHARRLWKWFFERLETVVVDEVHEYRGVFGSHVSLVFRRLARMCEEFGADPEFVCCSATIGNPVEHAATVTGRDPDGVRLVDTDESESGPTHWLLWNPPEYGGDGWGSGRRKSSHTETERLFCDLVSKGYQTLVFTSARQTAERYASQSAKTLRDRGEHDLARNVEAYQAALTNERRREIEAGLQSGEVRGVWSTNALELGVDIGGLDAVILDGYPGTRMAAHQQAGRAGRGTDPSLVAMVAGEDQLDQYLMNNPGDFFDGAPEKAVTNPENDRILPDHVRSAADESWLRPEDDRYFGEGFPDVVADLTERGHLSRRETSEGVRWLHDGSGPQYDTSLRTIDEREVQLLGPDGDTLATLSFGDALRDVHPGAIYHHQGRTYEVTDLDLRTDVAQLQNTWADYFTRTLHDKEITVEEDLHEQTLDTRPDVTVRFAEVEMRKQITGFQRFDSSSGEPLETVELDLPETSLNTRALYFALPEDAERTLEEGGDLPGGIHAAEHAMISMFPTTVLCDRRDVGGLSTPLHPHTGAATIFVYDGYPGGVALARTGYEDVEGLMSTTREMLGSCPCEDGCPGCVQSPHCGNANDPLDKGLATELLDILLNE from the coding sequence GTGGACGAGACCGTCGCCTGGCTGCGGGACCGACCGTACTACGAGGGGCAGATCCGCGCCCACGAGGTGCTCGAGGGTGGCGAGGCGAACTTCGCCGACGTGGAACTCGACTCCCGCCTCGAATCCGCCCTCGAGGACCGCGGCATCGACCGGCTGTACGCCCACCAGGTCGACGCCATCGAGGCCGTGAGGGACGGCGACGACGCCGTCGTCGCGACCGCGACCGCCAGCGGCAAGAGCCTCGCGTACACCGTGCCGGCCTTCGAGCGGGCGCTGGACCGCCGGGCGACGACGCTGTACCTCGCCCCGCAGGTCGCGCTCATCAACGACCAGACGGAGACGCTCTCGGAACTGGCCGGCGACCTGGGGTTCGCCAGCGGCGTCGACGTCGCCCAGTACACCGGCCGACAGTCCAGAAGCGAGAAGGCGAAGATCCGGGAGCGACAGCCCACGGTCCTGCTGTGCACCCCGGACATGCTGCACTACGGGCTGCTCCCGCACGCGCGTCGGCTGTGGAAGTGGTTCTTCGAGCGGCTCGAGACCGTCGTCGTCGACGAAGTTCACGAGTACCGCGGCGTCTTCGGCAGCCACGTCTCGCTGGTCTTCCGCCGCCTCGCGCGCATGTGCGAGGAGTTCGGAGCCGACCCCGAGTTCGTCTGCTGCTCGGCGACCATCGGCAACCCCGTCGAACACGCGGCGACCGTCACCGGGCGGGACCCCGACGGCGTCCGGCTGGTCGACACCGACGAGAGCGAGTCGGGTCCGACCCACTGGCTGCTGTGGAATCCCCCGGAGTACGGCGGCGACGGGTGGGGTAGCGGTCGCCGGAAGTCCAGCCACACCGAGACCGAGCGACTGTTCTGCGACCTCGTCTCGAAAGGCTACCAGACGCTCGTGTTCACGAGCGCGCGGCAGACCGCGGAACGCTACGCCTCCCAGAGCGCGAAGACCCTGCGGGACCGCGGCGAGCACGACCTCGCGAGGAACGTCGAGGCCTACCAGGCCGCGCTCACGAACGAGCGCCGCCGCGAGATCGAGGCGGGCCTCCAGTCCGGCGAGGTCCGCGGCGTCTGGAGCACGAACGCCCTCGAACTCGGCGTCGACATCGGCGGACTGGACGCCGTAATCCTCGACGGCTACCCCGGGACCCGGATGGCCGCCCACCAGCAGGCGGGCCGAGCGGGCCGCGGCACCGACCCCTCGCTCGTCGCGATGGTGGCCGGCGAGGACCAGCTCGACCAGTACCTGATGAACAACCCCGGGGACTTCTTCGACGGCGCCCCCGAGAAGGCGGTCACCAACCCCGAGAACGACCGCATCCTGCCCGACCACGTCCGGTCGGCCGCCGACGAGTCGTGGCTCCGCCCCGAGGACGACCGCTACTTCGGCGAGGGGTTCCCCGACGTCGTCGCCGACCTCACCGAGCGGGGTCACCTCTCCCGAAGGGAGACGAGCGAGGGCGTCCGGTGGCTCCACGACGGCTCCGGACCGCAGTACGATACGAGCCTCAGGACCATCGACGAACGGGAGGTCCAGCTCCTCGGGCCGGACGGCGACACGCTGGCGACGCTCTCGTTCGGCGACGCGCTCCGGGACGTCCACCCCGGCGCCATCTACCACCACCAGGGCCGGACCTACGAGGTGACGGACCTGGACCTCCGGACCGACGTCGCACAGCTCCAGAACACCTGGGCCGACTACTTCACCCGGACGCTCCACGACAAGGAGATCACCGTCGAGGAAGACCTCCACGAGCAGACCCTCGACACCCGGCCCGACGTGACCGTCCGGTTCGCCGAGGTGGAGATGCGCAAGCAGATTACCGGCTTCCAGCGCTTCGACAGCTCCAGCGGCGAGCCCCTCGAGACCGTCGAACTCGACCTCCCGGAGACCAGCCTCAACACGCGCGCCTTGTACTTCGCGCTCCCCGAGGACGCCGAGCGCACCCTTGAGGAGGGCGGCGACCTCCCGGGTGGCATCCACGCCGCCGAGCACGCCATGATCTCGATGTTCCCAACGACGGTGCTCTGCGACCGCCGGGACGTCGGCGGGCTGTCGACGCCGCTGCACCCACACACCGGCGCCGCCACCATCTTCGTCTACGACGGCTACCCGGGCGGCGTCGCGCTCGCGCGGACGGGCTACGAGGACGTCGAGGGACTAATGTCCACAACCCGCGAAATGCTTGGAAGCTGTCCCTGCGAGGACGGCTGCCCCGGCTGTGTCCAGTCGCCGCACTGCGGGAACGCGAACGACCCGCTCGACAAGGGACTCGCGACGGAACTGCTGGATATCCTCCTGAACGAATAA
- a CDS encoding YncE family protein — protein sequence MTDDNETPAVRRNDRRTTRGTAEEEASRGGTAAFTRRNVIRSTAGAVGVAGLTASAGGNGSATCEVMATCNAADGSVSLVDASTHEHIETVSVYPDEDEEDALEDALVDQVEPEIMNAWARENYIEHVNVSPDGRTLYASRGHVGDVVAVDVETGEKRWETELPGIRADHQKLGPDGRYVYTSDIAVDQIHKIDAETGEIVASGDVHQHPHGIHYHHLPAFDREVLVNGSLGNMVLPDHETGDPFPHRLTFLDPESMETLRTAEFEEGVRPIAITHDGRKAYVQISYFHGFHEYDIDADEITRTVELPQTEHVPEDEGDYPLQSAHHGIDISGDGEYVCVAGTTSWYVAIVRRSDFELVDTIEVGEHPYWVRTAPDGEHAFVPVRGEDEVAVINYEAAKEVGRASVGSQPHVTEYGAIPRDVL from the coding sequence ATGACCGACGACAACGAGACGCCAGCGGTGCGTCGCAACGACCGGAGAACGACCCGAGGTACTGCCGAGGAGGAAGCCAGCCGGGGCGGAACGGCCGCCTTCACCCGCCGGAACGTCATCCGGTCGACCGCCGGCGCCGTCGGAGTAGCCGGACTGACCGCGTCGGCCGGCGGGAACGGATCGGCGACCTGCGAGGTGATGGCCACCTGCAACGCGGCCGACGGCTCGGTGAGCCTCGTCGACGCCAGCACCCACGAGCACATCGAGACCGTGTCCGTCTACCCCGACGAGGACGAGGAGGACGCCCTCGAGGACGCGCTGGTCGACCAGGTCGAACCCGAGATCATGAACGCCTGGGCCCGCGAGAACTACATCGAACACGTCAACGTCTCGCCGGACGGCCGGACGCTGTACGCCTCCCGGGGCCACGTCGGCGACGTGGTCGCCGTCGACGTCGAGACCGGCGAGAAGCGCTGGGAGACGGAGCTCCCCGGCATCCGCGCCGACCACCAGAAGCTGGGCCCGGACGGCCGGTACGTCTACACCTCCGACATCGCCGTCGACCAGATCCACAAGATCGACGCCGAGACCGGCGAGATCGTCGCTTCGGGCGACGTCCACCAGCACCCACACGGCATCCACTACCACCACCTGCCGGCCTTCGACCGGGAGGTCCTCGTCAACGGCAGCCTCGGGAACATGGTGCTGCCGGACCACGAGACCGGCGACCCGTTCCCCCATCGGCTCACGTTCCTCGACCCCGAGTCGATGGAGACGCTCCGGACGGCGGAGTTCGAGGAGGGCGTCCGGCCCATCGCGATCACCCACGACGGCCGGAAAGCCTACGTCCAGATATCCTACTTCCACGGCTTCCACGAGTACGACATCGACGCCGACGAAATCACGCGGACGGTGGAGCTCCCGCAGACCGAGCACGTCCCCGAGGACGAGGGCGACTACCCGCTGCAGTCCGCCCACCACGGCATCGACATCTCCGGCGACGGCGAGTACGTCTGCGTGGCCGGCACGACGTCGTGGTACGTCGCCATCGTCCGCCGCTCCGACTTCGAACTGGTCGATACGATCGAGGTGGGCGAACACCCCTACTGGGTCCGGACGGCGCCGGACGGCGAGCACGCGTTCGTCCCCGTCCGCGGCGAGGACGAGGTGGCCGTCATCAACTACGAGGCGGCGAAGGAGGTCGGTCGCGCGTCGGTCGGCTCCCAGCCGCACGTCACCGAGTACGGGGCGATCCCGCGGGACGTCCTGTGA
- a CDS encoding helix-turn-helix domain-containing protein, which produces MRFVELRVRPGERWFHPVDRYIAEDPQLRHGPIHNINRLADGTAVILYEVVGPKERIDAILEEHGTGMRRETTAVGENTLVWAHVDPEDDTTASVVADLLDVADNYSIVVDTPIEFTADNELELTLIGESSVMQELFADAPESAQVTVERTGNYQPKQERLFSNLTARQQDVLLAAIEAGYYDDPRRATYDDVAEIVGCSATTVGEHLRKVERQLVREVAPVDREPAVARR; this is translated from the coding sequence ATGCGGTTCGTCGAACTCCGAGTGCGACCGGGGGAGCGCTGGTTCCACCCGGTCGACCGGTACATCGCCGAGGACCCACAGCTCCGACACGGGCCGATCCACAACATCAACCGCCTCGCCGACGGGACGGCGGTCATCCTCTACGAGGTCGTCGGTCCCAAGGAGCGCATCGACGCCATCCTCGAGGAGCACGGCACCGGGATGCGCCGGGAGACCACCGCCGTGGGTGAGAACACGCTGGTGTGGGCGCACGTCGACCCCGAGGACGACACCACGGCCTCGGTCGTCGCGGACCTCCTGGACGTCGCCGACAACTACAGCATCGTCGTCGACACGCCCATCGAGTTCACCGCCGACAACGAACTCGAGTTGACCCTGATCGGCGAGTCCAGCGTCATGCAGGAGCTGTTCGCCGATGCGCCCGAGAGCGCGCAGGTGACCGTCGAGCGGACCGGGAACTACCAGCCGAAACAGGAGCGGCTGTTCTCGAACCTGACCGCCCGACAGCAGGACGTGCTGCTCGCGGCCATCGAGGCGGGCTACTACGACGACCCCCGTCGGGCCACCTACGACGACGTCGCGGAGATCGTCGGCTGCAGCGCCACCACGGTCGGAGAGCACCTCAGGAAGGTCGAACGGCAGTTAGTCAGGGAGGTCGCGCCGGTCGACCGCGAACCGGCGGTGGCTCGACGCTAG